A genome region from Euphorbia lathyris chromosome 4, ddEupLath1.1, whole genome shotgun sequence includes the following:
- the LOC136225543 gene encoding monooxygenase 2-like isoform X2, with product MEMIEDVVIVGAGIAGLGTAVGLKRVGIRSLILETAPQLRTAGAALTLFPNAWCALHTLAVSHKLTPFYLPLRGKETRPRGVHRKALLEALAEELPADSIRFSSKLSAIEIQEHGGASLAVLSLKDGTTIKSKVLIGCDGVHSVVAKWLGLSTPIHSGRSGIRGLSYFPQGHHLKEEAQQFVDVGKRAGLIPLNDNEIYWFLTHSQGEGEEMTREPEVIQKAVISNYAKDFPSEFITAVNQTDLPTLTSAPLMLRQPWKVMFGELSKGNVTVCGDAMHPMTPDLGQGGCSSLEDGVVLSRHIGLSFIKNGGRLVAEEMGEALHGYVQERRWRVAALIAGSYMSGWVQQGGSSWWRKFVRDVIFYPFLARRFFTATDYDCGTLPSVSLSNKID from the exons ATGGAAATGATTGAAGATGTGGTTATAGTTGGCGCAGGCATAGCAGGTCTAGGCACTGCTGTTGGCTTGAAACGAGTTGGCATCCGATCTTTGATTTTAGAAACAGCTCCACAGCTCAGAACTGCTGGTGCTGCCTTAACACTCTTTCCAAATGCTTGGTGTGCCCTTCATACTTTAGCTGTTTCTCACAAGCTCACTCCTTTTTATCTTCCTTTAAG AGGGAAAGAAACAAGGCCTAGAGGAGTTCATCGAAAGGCTCTATTAGAGGCTTTGGCAGAAGAATTGCCTGCAGATTCAATTCGATTTTCATCAAAGTTGAGTGCCATTGAAATTCAAGAACATGGAGGAGCTTCTCTTGCTGTTTTAAGCTTGAAAGATGGAACTACTATTAAATCTAAGGTATTAATAGGATGTGATGGGGTACACTCAGTAGTGGCAAAATGGTTAGGACTGTCAACACCAATTCATTCAGGAAGATCAGGAATTCGTGGATTGTCATATTTCCCACAAGGCCATCATCTTAAGGAAGAAGCCCAACAGTTTGTGGATGTAGGGAAAAGAGCTGGTTTGATCCCTTTAAATGACAATGAAATTTACTGGTTTTTGACACATTCTCAAG gagaaggagaagaaatgACAAGAGAACCAGAAGTAATTCAAAAAGCAGTAATCTCAAACTACGCCAAAGATTTCCCCTCAGAATTCATAACAGCAGTAAACCAAACTGATCTTCCAACCTTAACATCGGCTCCATTGATGCTAAGGCAGCCATGGAAAGTGATGTTTGGTGAACTAAGCAAAGGAAATGTAACAGTATGTGGAGATGCAATGCACCCAATGACACCTGATTTAGGACAAGGTGGATGTTCTTCTTTGGAAGATGGTGTGGTATTGAGTAGACATATAGGCctttcttttattaaaaatgGTGGTAGACTTGTGGCTGAGGAAATGGGAGAAGCATTACATGGTTATGTTCAAGAAAGGAGATGGCGTGTGGCTGCTTTGATTGCTGGCTCGTATATGTCAGGGTGGGTTCAGCAAGGTGGGTCTAGTTGGTGGAGAAAGTTTGTGAGAGATGTTATCTTTTACCCCTTTCTTGCTCGCCGATTCTTTACTGCTACTGATTATGATTGTGGAACACTTCCTTCTGTGTCTCTGTCTAACAAAATTGACTAG
- the LOC136225543 gene encoding monooxygenase 2-like isoform X1, translating to MEMIEDVVIVGAGIAGLGTAVGLKRVGIRSLILETAPQLRTAGAALTLFPNAWCALHTLAVSHKLTPFYLPLRGSSVTNVATGTVSNVPLDNGGKETRPRGVHRKALLEALAEELPADSIRFSSKLSAIEIQEHGGASLAVLSLKDGTTIKSKVLIGCDGVHSVVAKWLGLSTPIHSGRSGIRGLSYFPQGHHLKEEAQQFVDVGKRAGLIPLNDNEIYWFLTHSQGEGEEMTREPEVIQKAVISNYAKDFPSEFITAVNQTDLPTLTSAPLMLRQPWKVMFGELSKGNVTVCGDAMHPMTPDLGQGGCSSLEDGVVLSRHIGLSFIKNGGRLVAEEMGEALHGYVQERRWRVAALIAGSYMSGWVQQGGSSWWRKFVRDVIFYPFLARRFFTATDYDCGTLPSVSLSNKID from the exons ATGGAAATGATTGAAGATGTGGTTATAGTTGGCGCAGGCATAGCAGGTCTAGGCACTGCTGTTGGCTTGAAACGAGTTGGCATCCGATCTTTGATTTTAGAAACAGCTCCACAGCTCAGAACTGCTGGTGCTGCCTTAACACTCTTTCCAAATGCTTGGTGTGCCCTTCATACTTTAGCTGTTTCTCACAAGCTCACTCCTTTTTATCTTCCTTTAAG AGGATCATCTGTGACCAATGTGGCCACCGGAACTGTTAGTAATGTCCCACTAGACAACGG AGGGAAAGAAACAAGGCCTAGAGGAGTTCATCGAAAGGCTCTATTAGAGGCTTTGGCAGAAGAATTGCCTGCAGATTCAATTCGATTTTCATCAAAGTTGAGTGCCATTGAAATTCAAGAACATGGAGGAGCTTCTCTTGCTGTTTTAAGCTTGAAAGATGGAACTACTATTAAATCTAAGGTATTAATAGGATGTGATGGGGTACACTCAGTAGTGGCAAAATGGTTAGGACTGTCAACACCAATTCATTCAGGAAGATCAGGAATTCGTGGATTGTCATATTTCCCACAAGGCCATCATCTTAAGGAAGAAGCCCAACAGTTTGTGGATGTAGGGAAAAGAGCTGGTTTGATCCCTTTAAATGACAATGAAATTTACTGGTTTTTGACACATTCTCAAG gagaaggagaagaaatgACAAGAGAACCAGAAGTAATTCAAAAAGCAGTAATCTCAAACTACGCCAAAGATTTCCCCTCAGAATTCATAACAGCAGTAAACCAAACTGATCTTCCAACCTTAACATCGGCTCCATTGATGCTAAGGCAGCCATGGAAAGTGATGTTTGGTGAACTAAGCAAAGGAAATGTAACAGTATGTGGAGATGCAATGCACCCAATGACACCTGATTTAGGACAAGGTGGATGTTCTTCTTTGGAAGATGGTGTGGTATTGAGTAGACATATAGGCctttcttttattaaaaatgGTGGTAGACTTGTGGCTGAGGAAATGGGAGAAGCATTACATGGTTATGTTCAAGAAAGGAGATGGCGTGTGGCTGCTTTGATTGCTGGCTCGTATATGTCAGGGTGGGTTCAGCAAGGTGGGTCTAGTTGGTGGAGAAAGTTTGTGAGAGATGTTATCTTTTACCCCTTTCTTGCTCGCCGATTCTTTACTGCTACTGATTATGATTGTGGAACACTTCCTTCTGTGTCTCTGTCTAACAAAATTGACTAG